In the Diachasmimorpha longicaudata isolate KC_UGA_2023 chromosome 1, iyDiaLong2, whole genome shotgun sequence genome, one interval contains:
- the LOC135159783 gene encoding protein SERAC1 isoform X1, producing the protein MGLWSTRRYVDHVKSVSACFVFIGGCWFMYQLREISEMLRSMVATNVLTLEQKQAQYIYLDDPKFKDLFVHTNESDLQSSISEKPWTFSMVITKWGKLLNRSLAFRLVHIAKNGLKDERSRAIYTLGSLKHLKDWHYQQLAQMLDAKTAVGLARIADSDLRFFLKPPYSHINKKLYEIIDELHQLLQDMDKLCENHHTCLTRFLKRSFQEFHRDELVLDHDLSSVGISTGSGASWDQQLLQNCIQAIYHHSSIEQFSRAIAVAGGLPVLMEVQQRFPNNIDLSILLAKIISNLSLHSEYLDDIYMSGWIGVLASWARHEDVRVAAPAARALANLDIDFHGDEKFHKRIYLLHPMHRASTKPELDVIFIHGLLGGIFVSWRQRTPDFDTTNVENPQMTFETETLDLAIGDQPNEFIKDLAHDMQLREWKQISQDYEIVLDDCPVSMNSRACGPFTCKEDDYRVEQRELDLKTRTECWPKDWLPEDLPHIRVIGINYDTNLSLWSLPCPIESMRSTLDERSNEFTKKLLVAGVGKRPVVWICHSMGGLLVKRMLVEEWKKGDPHELCKQTKAIFFYSTPHRGSHIAALKRTTQMLVWPSIEVQELREECPKLLKLHEDFLEMLEKYKMKIVSFSETKPTPVTALKFPLQFVTPKSADPGVGEFYEIPQDHLYICKPAHRQSFLYRKVLSVLQTYISKS; encoded by the exons ATGGGATTATGGAGTACCAGGAGATACGTGGACCACGTTAAATCCGTGTCTGCGTGCTTTGTGTTCATCGG GGGATGTTGGTTCATGTATCAACTCCGAGAAATATCCGAGATGCTGAGGTCTATGGTGGCCACTAATGTCCTGACATTGGAACAAAAACAGGCGCAGTATATCTACCTTGACGATCCAAAGTTCAAAG ATCTATTTGTTCACACGAATGAGAGTGATCTTCAGTCATCAATCAGTGAAAAGCCATGGAcgttttccatggttattaccaaatggggaaaattgttgaacaGGAGTTTGGCGTTTAGACTTGTACATATTGCCAAGAACGGACTTAAAGATGAAAGATCCAGAGCTATTTATACTTTGGGATCACTCAAACATTTGAAAG ACTGGCATTATCAGCAATTAGCGCAGATGCTCGACGCAAAGACTGCAGTGGGTCTGGCTAGAATAGCTGATTCAGACCTGAGATTCTTCCTGAAACCACCTTACTCTCATATAAATAAGAAACTTTATGAAATTATCGATGAACTCCACCAACTCCTGCAGGACATGGATAAACTCTGTGAGAATCATCACACGTGTTTAACAAGATTTTTAAAGAGATCCTTTCAAGAATTTCATCGT GATGAACTTGTGCTGGACCACGATTTATCGAGCGTTGGAATTTCCACCGGTTCAGGTGCCTCCTGGGACCAGCAGCTTCTCCAGAACTGCATCCAGGCGATATATCACCACTCGTCGATAGAACAATTCAGTCGAGCTATTGCTGTAGCAGGTGGTCTTCCAGTTCTGATGGAGGTGCAGCAACGATTCCCAAATAACATCGACCTGTCGATCCTCCTGgcaaaaatcatttctaatTTGTCGCTGCACAGTGAGTACCTCGATGATATTTACATGTCAGGGTGGATTGGAGTCCTCGCCTCGTGGGCGAGACACGAGGACGTTAGGGTCGCTGCACCAGCCGCAAGAGCATTGGCGAATTTGGACATCGATTTTCATGGCGATGAAAAGTTTCATAAGAGAATTTATCTGCTGCATCCCATGCATCGAGCTTCCACGAAGCCTGAATTGgatgttattttcattcacgGACTGCTGGGGGGTATTTTCGTTTCTTGGAGACAGCGAACGCCTGATTTTGACACAACTAATGTTG aaaatccaCAAATGACATTCGAGACTGAAACCCTGGATCTCGCAATTGGCGACCAGCCAAACGAATTCATAAAGGATCTCGCCCATGACATGCAGTTACGTGAATGGAAACAAATTAGTCAGGATTACGAAATTGTTCTCGACGATTGTCCAGTGTCTATGAACTCCCGCGCCTGTGGCCCCTTCACTTGCAAAGA ggaCGACTACCGTGTCGAGCAGAGAGAGCTGGACCTCAAAACGAGAACTGAGTGTTGGCCGAAAGACTGGTTACCAGAAGACTTACCACACATTCGAGTCattggaattaattatgatactAATTTGTCTTTATGGAGTTTACCGTGTCCAATAGAAAGTATGAG GAGCACATTAGACGAGAGGAGTAACGAGTTCACGAAGAAATTACTGGTTGCTGGCGTTGGAAAACGCCCTGTTGTCTGGATTTGCCACTCCATGGGCGGACTATTAGTCAAACGTATGCTGGTGGAGGAGTGGAAGAAAGGGGATCCCCATGAATTATGCAAACAGACAAaggccatatttttttacagtaCTCCACATCGAGGCTCACACATTGCTGCACTTAAACGAACCACTCAGATGCTAGTTTGGCCTTCCATTGAGGTGCAAGAGTTGAGAGAAG AATGTCCAAAACTGCTAAAACTGCACGAAGACTTCCTGGAGATGTTAGAAAAGTACAAAATGAAGATAGTGAGTTTCAGTGAGACAAAACCCACCCCAGTGACAGCCCTGAAATTCCCCCTTCAATTTGTGACGCCGAAATCAGCAGATCCTGGTGTCGGAGAATTCTACGAGATCCCTCAGGATCATCTGTACATCTGCAAACCAGCACACAGACAATCCTTTTTATACCGCAAAGTGTTGAGTGTTCTTCAGACATATATCTCCAAGAGTTGA
- the LOC135159783 gene encoding protein SERAC1 isoform X3, translating into MVITKWGKLLNRSLAFRLVHIAKNGLKDERSRAIYTLGSLKHLKDWHYQQLAQMLDAKTAVGLARIADSDLRFFLKPPYSHINKKLYEIIDELHQLLQDMDKLCENHHTCLTRFLKRSFQEFHRDELVLDHDLSSVGISTGSGASWDQQLLQNCIQAIYHHSSIEQFSRAIAVAGGLPVLMEVQQRFPNNIDLSILLAKIISNLSLHSEYLDDIYMSGWIGVLASWARHEDVRVAAPAARALANLDIDFHGDEKFHKRIYLLHPMHRASTKPELDVIFIHGLLGGIFVSWRQRTPDFDTTNVENPQMTFETETLDLAIGDQPNEFIKDLAHDMQLREWKQISQDYEIVLDDCPVSMNSRACGPFTCKEDDYRVEQRELDLKTRTECWPKDWLPEDLPHIRVIGINYDTNLSLWSLPCPIESMRSTLDERSNEFTKKLLVAGVGKRPVVWICHSMGGLLVKRMLVEEWKKGDPHELCKQTKAIFFYSTPHRGSHIAALKRTTQMLVWPSIEVQELREECPKLLKLHEDFLEMLEKYKMKIVSFSETKPTPVTALKFPLQFVTPKSADPGVGEFYEIPQDHLYICKPAHRQSFLYRKVLSVLQTYISKS; encoded by the exons atggttattaccaaatggggaaaattgttgaacaGGAGTTTGGCGTTTAGACTTGTACATATTGCCAAGAACGGACTTAAAGATGAAAGATCCAGAGCTATTTATACTTTGGGATCACTCAAACATTTGAAAG ACTGGCATTATCAGCAATTAGCGCAGATGCTCGACGCAAAGACTGCAGTGGGTCTGGCTAGAATAGCTGATTCAGACCTGAGATTCTTCCTGAAACCACCTTACTCTCATATAAATAAGAAACTTTATGAAATTATCGATGAACTCCACCAACTCCTGCAGGACATGGATAAACTCTGTGAGAATCATCACACGTGTTTAACAAGATTTTTAAAGAGATCCTTTCAAGAATTTCATCGT GATGAACTTGTGCTGGACCACGATTTATCGAGCGTTGGAATTTCCACCGGTTCAGGTGCCTCCTGGGACCAGCAGCTTCTCCAGAACTGCATCCAGGCGATATATCACCACTCGTCGATAGAACAATTCAGTCGAGCTATTGCTGTAGCAGGTGGTCTTCCAGTTCTGATGGAGGTGCAGCAACGATTCCCAAATAACATCGACCTGTCGATCCTCCTGgcaaaaatcatttctaatTTGTCGCTGCACAGTGAGTACCTCGATGATATTTACATGTCAGGGTGGATTGGAGTCCTCGCCTCGTGGGCGAGACACGAGGACGTTAGGGTCGCTGCACCAGCCGCAAGAGCATTGGCGAATTTGGACATCGATTTTCATGGCGATGAAAAGTTTCATAAGAGAATTTATCTGCTGCATCCCATGCATCGAGCTTCCACGAAGCCTGAATTGgatgttattttcattcacgGACTGCTGGGGGGTATTTTCGTTTCTTGGAGACAGCGAACGCCTGATTTTGACACAACTAATGTTG aaaatccaCAAATGACATTCGAGACTGAAACCCTGGATCTCGCAATTGGCGACCAGCCAAACGAATTCATAAAGGATCTCGCCCATGACATGCAGTTACGTGAATGGAAACAAATTAGTCAGGATTACGAAATTGTTCTCGACGATTGTCCAGTGTCTATGAACTCCCGCGCCTGTGGCCCCTTCACTTGCAAAGA ggaCGACTACCGTGTCGAGCAGAGAGAGCTGGACCTCAAAACGAGAACTGAGTGTTGGCCGAAAGACTGGTTACCAGAAGACTTACCACACATTCGAGTCattggaattaattatgatactAATTTGTCTTTATGGAGTTTACCGTGTCCAATAGAAAGTATGAG GAGCACATTAGACGAGAGGAGTAACGAGTTCACGAAGAAATTACTGGTTGCTGGCGTTGGAAAACGCCCTGTTGTCTGGATTTGCCACTCCATGGGCGGACTATTAGTCAAACGTATGCTGGTGGAGGAGTGGAAGAAAGGGGATCCCCATGAATTATGCAAACAGACAAaggccatatttttttacagtaCTCCACATCGAGGCTCACACATTGCTGCACTTAAACGAACCACTCAGATGCTAGTTTGGCCTTCCATTGAGGTGCAAGAGTTGAGAGAAG AATGTCCAAAACTGCTAAAACTGCACGAAGACTTCCTGGAGATGTTAGAAAAGTACAAAATGAAGATAGTGAGTTTCAGTGAGACAAAACCCACCCCAGTGACAGCCCTGAAATTCCCCCTTCAATTTGTGACGCCGAAATCAGCAGATCCTGGTGTCGGAGAATTCTACGAGATCCCTCAGGATCATCTGTACATCTGCAAACCAGCACACAGACAATCCTTTTTATACCGCAAAGTGTTGAGTGTTCTTCAGACATATATCTCCAAGAGTTGA
- the LOC135159783 gene encoding protein SERAC1 isoform X2 gives MKDGYEQHLFVHTNESDLQSSISEKPWTFSMVITKWGKLLNRSLAFRLVHIAKNGLKDERSRAIYTLGSLKHLKDWHYQQLAQMLDAKTAVGLARIADSDLRFFLKPPYSHINKKLYEIIDELHQLLQDMDKLCENHHTCLTRFLKRSFQEFHRDELVLDHDLSSVGISTGSGASWDQQLLQNCIQAIYHHSSIEQFSRAIAVAGGLPVLMEVQQRFPNNIDLSILLAKIISNLSLHSEYLDDIYMSGWIGVLASWARHEDVRVAAPAARALANLDIDFHGDEKFHKRIYLLHPMHRASTKPELDVIFIHGLLGGIFVSWRQRTPDFDTTNVENPQMTFETETLDLAIGDQPNEFIKDLAHDMQLREWKQISQDYEIVLDDCPVSMNSRACGPFTCKEDDYRVEQRELDLKTRTECWPKDWLPEDLPHIRVIGINYDTNLSLWSLPCPIESMRSTLDERSNEFTKKLLVAGVGKRPVVWICHSMGGLLVKRMLVEEWKKGDPHELCKQTKAIFFYSTPHRGSHIAALKRTTQMLVWPSIEVQELREECPKLLKLHEDFLEMLEKYKMKIVSFSETKPTPVTALKFPLQFVTPKSADPGVGEFYEIPQDHLYICKPAHRQSFLYRKVLSVLQTYISKS, from the exons ATGAAAGATGGCTATGAGCAAC ATCTATTTGTTCACACGAATGAGAGTGATCTTCAGTCATCAATCAGTGAAAAGCCATGGAcgttttccatggttattaccaaatggggaaaattgttgaacaGGAGTTTGGCGTTTAGACTTGTACATATTGCCAAGAACGGACTTAAAGATGAAAGATCCAGAGCTATTTATACTTTGGGATCACTCAAACATTTGAAAG ACTGGCATTATCAGCAATTAGCGCAGATGCTCGACGCAAAGACTGCAGTGGGTCTGGCTAGAATAGCTGATTCAGACCTGAGATTCTTCCTGAAACCACCTTACTCTCATATAAATAAGAAACTTTATGAAATTATCGATGAACTCCACCAACTCCTGCAGGACATGGATAAACTCTGTGAGAATCATCACACGTGTTTAACAAGATTTTTAAAGAGATCCTTTCAAGAATTTCATCGT GATGAACTTGTGCTGGACCACGATTTATCGAGCGTTGGAATTTCCACCGGTTCAGGTGCCTCCTGGGACCAGCAGCTTCTCCAGAACTGCATCCAGGCGATATATCACCACTCGTCGATAGAACAATTCAGTCGAGCTATTGCTGTAGCAGGTGGTCTTCCAGTTCTGATGGAGGTGCAGCAACGATTCCCAAATAACATCGACCTGTCGATCCTCCTGgcaaaaatcatttctaatTTGTCGCTGCACAGTGAGTACCTCGATGATATTTACATGTCAGGGTGGATTGGAGTCCTCGCCTCGTGGGCGAGACACGAGGACGTTAGGGTCGCTGCACCAGCCGCAAGAGCATTGGCGAATTTGGACATCGATTTTCATGGCGATGAAAAGTTTCATAAGAGAATTTATCTGCTGCATCCCATGCATCGAGCTTCCACGAAGCCTGAATTGgatgttattttcattcacgGACTGCTGGGGGGTATTTTCGTTTCTTGGAGACAGCGAACGCCTGATTTTGACACAACTAATGTTG aaaatccaCAAATGACATTCGAGACTGAAACCCTGGATCTCGCAATTGGCGACCAGCCAAACGAATTCATAAAGGATCTCGCCCATGACATGCAGTTACGTGAATGGAAACAAATTAGTCAGGATTACGAAATTGTTCTCGACGATTGTCCAGTGTCTATGAACTCCCGCGCCTGTGGCCCCTTCACTTGCAAAGA ggaCGACTACCGTGTCGAGCAGAGAGAGCTGGACCTCAAAACGAGAACTGAGTGTTGGCCGAAAGACTGGTTACCAGAAGACTTACCACACATTCGAGTCattggaattaattatgatactAATTTGTCTTTATGGAGTTTACCGTGTCCAATAGAAAGTATGAG GAGCACATTAGACGAGAGGAGTAACGAGTTCACGAAGAAATTACTGGTTGCTGGCGTTGGAAAACGCCCTGTTGTCTGGATTTGCCACTCCATGGGCGGACTATTAGTCAAACGTATGCTGGTGGAGGAGTGGAAGAAAGGGGATCCCCATGAATTATGCAAACAGACAAaggccatatttttttacagtaCTCCACATCGAGGCTCACACATTGCTGCACTTAAACGAACCACTCAGATGCTAGTTTGGCCTTCCATTGAGGTGCAAGAGTTGAGAGAAG AATGTCCAAAACTGCTAAAACTGCACGAAGACTTCCTGGAGATGTTAGAAAAGTACAAAATGAAGATAGTGAGTTTCAGTGAGACAAAACCCACCCCAGTGACAGCCCTGAAATTCCCCCTTCAATTTGTGACGCCGAAATCAGCAGATCCTGGTGTCGGAGAATTCTACGAGATCCCTCAGGATCATCTGTACATCTGCAAACCAGCACACAGACAATCCTTTTTATACCGCAAAGTGTTGAGTGTTCTTCAGACATATATCTCCAAGAGTTGA
- the LOC135159833 gene encoding eukaryotic peptide chain release factor subunit 1 isoform X1, which yields MSNEETSADRNVEIWKIKKLIKSLEMARGNGTSMISLIIPPKDQISRVSKMLADEFGTASNIKSRVNRLSVLGAITSVQHRLKLYTKVPPNGLVIYCGTIVTEEGKEKKVNIDFEPFKPINTSLYLCDNKFHTEALTALLADDNKFGFIVMDGNGALFGTLQGNTREVLHKFTVDLPKKHGRGGQSALRFARLRMEKRHNYVRKVAEVATQLYITNDKPNIAGLILAGSADFKTELSQSDMFDPRLQAKVIKLVDVSYGGENGFNQAIELAAESLQNVKFIQEKKLIGRYFDEISQDTGKYCFGVEDTLRALELGSVETLICWENLDIQRYVLKNHTNGEEKVLHLTPEQEKDKTHFTDKESGVELELVECQPLLEWLANNYKSFGATLEIITDKSQEGSQFVRGFGGIGGILRYKVDFQSMQLDDIEIGNFDLDDY from the exons ATGTCCAACGAGGAGACCTCCGCCGATCGCAATGTCGAGATCTGGAAGATCAAGAAACTCATTAAGAGTCTGGAGATGGCCAGGGG AAATGGCACGAGCATGATTTCACTTATCATTCCCCCCAAGGATCAGATATCGAGAGTCAGTAAAATGTTGGCTGATGAGTTTGGTACAGCTTCCAATATTAAATCACGTGTAAATAGATTGTCGGTACTGGGGGCCATTACTTCGGTACAGCATCGACTTAAACTGTACACCAAAG TACCCCCAAATGGTCTGGTGATATACTGTGGAACAATTGTCACTGAGGAGGGTAAGGAGAAGAAAGTTAACATTGACTTTGAACCCTTCAAGCCCATCAATACTTCCCTCTACTTGTGCGACAACAAG TTCCATACGGAAGCCCTCACGGCCCTACTAGCCGACGACAACAAGTTTGGATTTATCGTTATGGATGGTAATGGCGCCCTGTTTGGTACTCTCCAAGGAAATACGAGGGAGGTCCTTCACAAATTCACTGTTGATCTTCCCAAGAAGCACG GAAGAGGAGGTCAGTCAGCCCTTCGTTTCGCTCGATTGCGTATGGAGAAGAGACACAATTATGTTCGAAAAGTAGCTGAGGTAGCCACCCAACTCTACATCACCAATGACAAACCCAACATTGCGGGCCTTATTCTGGCTGGTAGTGCAGACTTTAAGACCGAACTCAGTCAATCTGACATGTTTGATCCCAGATTGCAAGCGAAAGTCATTAAACTCGTGGATGTGTCCTATGGGGGAGAGAATGGTTTTAATCAGGCTATTGAACTTGCTGCTGAGTCCCTGCAGAATGTCAAGTTCATTCAAGAAAAGAAACTTATTG GACGTTACTTTGATGAAATATCTCAGGACACAGGTAAATATTGTTTTGGCGTTGAGGATACCCTGAGAGCGTTAGAATTAGGCAGTGTAGAGACCCTCATCTGTTGGGAGAATCTCGACATTCAACGGTACGTCCTCAAGAATCACACGAATGGTGAAGAGAAGGTGCTGCACCTCACTCCAGAACAAGAGAAAGATAAGACCCACTTCACAGATAAAGAG AGTGGCGTCGAGTTAGAATTAGTAGAGTGCCAGCCCCTGTTAGAATGGCTTGCGAACAACTACAAGAGCTTCGGAGCAACTCTAGAAATTATAACGGATAAATCCCAGGAAGGATCACAGTTCGTCAGAGGTTTTGGTGGCATTGGAG gtatTTTACGATACAAAGTCGACTTTCAAAGTATGCAGTTGGATGATATCGAAATCGGGAACTTCGATTTGGACGATTATTAA
- the LOC135159833 gene encoding eukaryotic peptide chain release factor subunit 1 isoform X2, with translation MSNEETSADRNVEIWKIKKLIKSLEMARGNGTSMISLIIPPKDQISRVSKMLADEFGTASNIKSRVNRLSVLGAITSVQHRLKLYTKVPPNGLVIYCGTIVTEEGKEKKVNIDFEPFKPINTSLYLCDNKFHTEALTALLADDNKFGFIVMDGNGALFGTLQGNTREVLHKFTVDLPKKHGRGGQSALRFARLRMEKRHNYVRKVAEVATQLYITNDKPNIAGLILAGSADFKTELSQSDMFDPRLQAKVIKLVDVSYGGENGFNQAIELAAESLQNVKFIQEKKLIGRYFDEISQDTGKYCFGVEDTLRALELGSVETLICWENLDIQRYVLKNHTNGEEKVLHLTPEQEKDKTHFTDKESGVELELVECQPLLEWLANNYKSFGATLEIITDKSQEGSQFVRGFGGIGGILRYKVDFQSLQADEPLDDVDLDDY, from the exons ATGTCCAACGAGGAGACCTCCGCCGATCGCAATGTCGAGATCTGGAAGATCAAGAAACTCATTAAGAGTCTGGAGATGGCCAGGGG AAATGGCACGAGCATGATTTCACTTATCATTCCCCCCAAGGATCAGATATCGAGAGTCAGTAAAATGTTGGCTGATGAGTTTGGTACAGCTTCCAATATTAAATCACGTGTAAATAGATTGTCGGTACTGGGGGCCATTACTTCGGTACAGCATCGACTTAAACTGTACACCAAAG TACCCCCAAATGGTCTGGTGATATACTGTGGAACAATTGTCACTGAGGAGGGTAAGGAGAAGAAAGTTAACATTGACTTTGAACCCTTCAAGCCCATCAATACTTCCCTCTACTTGTGCGACAACAAG TTCCATACGGAAGCCCTCACGGCCCTACTAGCCGACGACAACAAGTTTGGATTTATCGTTATGGATGGTAATGGCGCCCTGTTTGGTACTCTCCAAGGAAATACGAGGGAGGTCCTTCACAAATTCACTGTTGATCTTCCCAAGAAGCACG GAAGAGGAGGTCAGTCAGCCCTTCGTTTCGCTCGATTGCGTATGGAGAAGAGACACAATTATGTTCGAAAAGTAGCTGAGGTAGCCACCCAACTCTACATCACCAATGACAAACCCAACATTGCGGGCCTTATTCTGGCTGGTAGTGCAGACTTTAAGACCGAACTCAGTCAATCTGACATGTTTGATCCCAGATTGCAAGCGAAAGTCATTAAACTCGTGGATGTGTCCTATGGGGGAGAGAATGGTTTTAATCAGGCTATTGAACTTGCTGCTGAGTCCCTGCAGAATGTCAAGTTCATTCAAGAAAAGAAACTTATTG GACGTTACTTTGATGAAATATCTCAGGACACAGGTAAATATTGTTTTGGCGTTGAGGATACCCTGAGAGCGTTAGAATTAGGCAGTGTAGAGACCCTCATCTGTTGGGAGAATCTCGACATTCAACGGTACGTCCTCAAGAATCACACGAATGGTGAAGAGAAGGTGCTGCACCTCACTCCAGAACAAGAGAAAGATAAGACCCACTTCACAGATAAAGAG AGTGGCGTCGAGTTAGAATTAGTAGAGTGCCAGCCCCTGTTAGAATGGCTTGCGAACAACTACAAGAGCTTCGGAGCAACTCTAGAAATTATAACGGATAAATCCCAGGAAGGATCACAGTTCGTCAGAGGTTTTGGTGGCATTGGAG GAATACTGCGCTACAAAGTCGATTTCCAGTCACTGCAGGCTGACGAGCCTCTCGATGACGTTGACCTCGATGATTATTAA